CGCTGCGGCCGCTGCTTTCAAAGTATGGGAACGAGACGGGATTTACGTTGATCCTGTTCACGCTGGACGAGACGAGCTATTCGCGTGAACTGGCTCCGCTGGCTGGGCACTATCCCGCGTTGAAGCTTGGGCCGGCGTGGTGGTTCCATGACTCGCCTGAGGGCATGATGCGGTATCGCGAACAGGTGACGGAGACCGCCGGGTTCTACAACACCTGCGGCTTCAACGACGATACGCGTGCACTGCTTTCGATTCCGGCTCGCCACGATGTGGCGCGCCGCGTGGACTGCGCCTTCCTGGGACGTCTGGTCGCAGAGCATCGTCTGGACGAGGATGAGGCCTTCGAGTTGATCGAAGACCTGACGGTGAACCTGGCGCGAAAGGCATACAAACTGTGAGCGCGCCGATGATTGTGGTGTTGATGGGAGTATCGGGGTCGGGGAAATCCACGATCGGAACCCTGCTGGCGCAGCGCGAGGGCGCTGTGTTTGCCGATGGGGACGACTACCATCCGCTGGCCAACAAAGAGAAGATGAAGGCCGGGCAGCCGTTGAACGATGACGACCGCGAGCCCTGGTTGGAGCGCTTGAATGTGCTTCTGCGGGACTGGCTTGAGACGGGGAAGAGTGGAGTCCTGGCGTGTTCGGCTCTGAAGGAAAAGTACCGTGAGACGCTTTCGGCGCATATGCCTGCGGGTGCGGTACAGTTCGTGCTTCTCGAAGGCTCCAAGGAGCTAGTCGCGAGTCGGCTGGCTCTGCGAAACCACGAGTTCATGAACCCAGGGTTGCTGGAGAGTCAGTTCAAAACGCTGGAAGATCCAGACGACGCTTTGCATGTGAAAAATGACAGGACTCCGGATGAAGTAGTCACCGAAATTTTGACGAAGCTAACGAAGTAAGAGAGGAAGTTATGGGACACCCATTGTTTGATCTGAAGGGCCGCGTTGCGGTGGTGGTTGGTGGTACGAGCGGCATTGGTCTGGCGATGGCGGTTGGACTCGCGGAGGCTGGCGCGGATGTTGTTGCCAGTTCACGGCGCAAGGAGCAGGTGGATGCAGCAGCGGCGGCGATTGAGGCGAAGGGTGTTCGTTCTCTGCGTCTCGTTTCGGATGTTGGGGATCGGGCTTCGTTGCAGGCCCTCCTCGACGGGACGATTGCGGCCTTCGGTCGCGTGGACGTGCTGATCAACTGCGCCGGCAAGATCAAGCGTGAGCCAACATTGACGGTTTCGGAAGAGACCTGGGATGACATCTTCGATACGAATGTGACTGGGACCCTGCGTGCGTGCCAAATCTTCGGAAAGTACATGCTGGAGAAGGGTTCGGGGCGGATCATCAATATCGCTTCGCTGAATACCTTTGTTTCATTGAAGGAAGTGACAGCCTATGCGGCGAGCAAGGCGGCTGTGGGTGCGCTGACGAAGTCGCTTGCGGTGGAGTGGAGTTCGCTTGGCGTGACGGTGAATGCGATTGCTCCCGGTGTGTTTCGCACGGCCCTGAATGCGGAGTTGCTGGACAAGTCTCCACGTGGGCAGGAGTTGAAGATGCGTACGCCGATGGGGCGATTTGGGAAGACGGAAGAGCTGGTTGGGTCGGCTGTGTTTCTTGCGAGTGATGCTGCGGCGTTTATTACCGGGGAGATTCTGGTGGTGGATGGTGGTTTTCTGGCTAGTGGCGTTAATCAGTAGGTGCTATGCAATCAGTAGGTGCTATGCAGTAAGGATGGGGATCGGTTCTTTGCCGATCCCTTTTCATTTTGTGGTTCGTTACTTTGTCATCCCGTAGCAAAGCGAAGGGATCTGCTTTTTGCGGAGCGACCGCCAAAGCCAGCCTCAAAAGCTGTCAAGCCCCTGCAAAGAAAGAATACTTGCAAGCTGTTGAATTTAAAAGCAATACAGACCACCCAGTTTTGCCGATTTACCCTTTCCAAATCGCTACAATTAAAACAACAGGGGAAGATCCGCATTTGGATCTTCCCTGTTTTACGTAAACCCGTTTCGGGTTTGCTGAGAGATCTGGTTCGTGTGCTTCGCGCGACTGCACCCTTTCGCAAAGAGCGCGAAAGGTGAGACACGAGGTTGTTTATTTTGCGGAGGCGCGAGCTATGAGGACAGCTGTGTAGGCTGCGCCGAAGCCGTTGTCGATATTGACGACGGTGACGTTGGGGGAGCAAGAGTTCAGCATCCCCAGTAGGGCTGCCGCTCCGCCGAAGGATGCTCCATAGCCGACCGAAGTAGGGACGGCGATGACGGGAACGGCGACCAGGCCTCCTACAACCGACGGAAGCGCGCCTTCCATGCCGGCGCAGACAATGACAACGTCTGCAGAGCGGAGGCGGTCCTGGGCTGCGAGGATGCGGTGGAGACCTGCGACGCCTACATCGGTGATGCGGTCTACCTGCGCTCCGAAGAGTTCTGCTGTGACGGCGGCTTCTTCCGCGACGGGGAGATCGCTGGTACCCGCGCAGACGACGGCGATTTTGCCAGTGGTTGGTGTGGGAGATTGCAGCAGCGTCAGGGTACGTGCCAACTCGTTGTACGTCGCGGAAGGAATGGCTGCGGCGTGCTCCGCCGTCGCGCGGGTGGCGAGCACGTTGGCGCCCGAGGCGGCGAGCCGGGCGAAGATGTCCGCGGTCTGCGCGGGCGTTTTTCCGGCGGCGAAGATGACCTCGGGCATGCCGATGCGCAGGGTGCGGTGGTGGTCGATGGTGGCGGTGGCGGTCTCTTCGAACGGAAGGCGCGAGAGGGTCTCTGTAGCTGACTCGATGGAGAGTTGTCCGGACTGTACCTGGGCGAGGAGTTGCAGGAGGGTGTTGCGATTCATTTGAAAGTATTCTTCCCGTTTAGGTAGAGGCGATGCAGTCGATGACAATGCCGTAGTCGCCCGTAGGGAGGGCTGCGGGCTGGGTGGTGTTGCGCGCGGGGAAGATGGGTCCCCAGTTGCGCGTTTTATAAACGGCGTTCATGCGATCGAAGTCTTTGATGTCTTCGAGGTAGACCTCCATCTTGAGGACCTTCGCGAGTGAGGAACCGGCTGCGGTGAGGTTCTTCTCCAGCTCGTCGAGGACCCACTTGGTCTCCTCTTCGATGGTGCCTTTGACTCGGCAGCCGATGCCGGAGACAAAGAGCAGATTGCCGAAGCCGACGACGGGCGTAAAGGGGAAAGGACCGGGTTTGCCGGAGGCTGCGCGCTTCTGCGCTGTCTGCGCCTGCGCCGGAAGCTCGGAGGCGAGGAGGGTTGCGCCAGCGGCTGCGGAGGCTGCGTTCTTGAGAAGATTTCTGCGAGTTCGTTGCATGGAAGAAACTCCTGCGAGGTAATGAGGAACCTGTCCACTGTACCGAATGCAGAAGCAGATTACTTTGCGGCGGCGATGGCGGATGCCGGCAGAAGGTCGTTCATGGAGCCGGAACGGTAGCCGTCGGCGTCGATGGAGACGAACTGGAAGCCTGCAGCGTGCACGGCGGCAGAGATGGCTTTGACCGTTTCTATGTTGAAGGCGCGGGGCAGGTCTTCGATGGCGATTTCGATGCGGGCGAGATCGTCGTGGGCGCGGACGCGGACCTGTTGGAAGCCGAGTTGGTAGAGGGCTTCTTCGCTCTGCTCGATCCTGGTGAGGGTCTCGCGGGTGACGGGCTGACCGTACTGGATGCGCGAGGAGAGGCAGGCGGAGGCAGGCTTGTCCCAGAGACGAAGACCGGCTGCATGGGCAAGGCGCCGAATGGTGCCCTTGTCGAGCTGAGCGTCGGCTAGGGGAGCGAGCGCGGCGTGATTCGCTGCGGCGCGCTGACCGGGGCGGAAGTCTCCGCTGTCGTCGAGGTTACGACCGTAGGCGATGGCTTTGAACGAGGAGGTCTCGAGTTCGCGCTGCATGACGGTGAAGAGTTCGTCTTTGCAATGGAAGCAGCGGGTTGCGTCGTTCTGGACGTAAGCCGGGTTCTCCATCTCAGAGGTTTCGAGGATGCGAAGAGGGATATCGTGTTCTGCGGCGAAGGCCACAGCGTCGGCGAGGTGTGTGCGCGGGAGTGAGGGAGAGTCCGCGATGACGGCGAGCATTTTCTCGCCAAGGGCTTGATGGGCGGCCCAGGCGAGGTAGGCGGAGTCGATGCCGCCGGAGTAGGCGACGAGGAGGCCTTCCTGCTGCTTCAGGAGGGAGAAGAGGGTTTGTTGTTTTTCCAGATCGCCGGGTTGGAGAGGAGATTCCATGGGATATAGAAATCGTAACTCAGTAGGGAGCGATTTCTTTAGGATCTGGTTTGTGCGCTCTGCGCAACCCCACCCTTTCGCAAGAAGCGCGAAAGAATGGGGCATAGGGTCGGGCTAGCGGCCTAGCCAACCGCCATCGACGTTGAAGACGGTGCCGGTGACGTAGTCGCTGGCGGAGGAGGTCAGGAAGACTGCGGCTCCGGCCAGGTCGGAGGGTTTGCCCCAGCGGGCAGCGGGGATGCGTTCGAGGATCTGGCGATTGCGCGTCTCGTCCGCCTGCAGCGCTTCCGTGTTGGTGGTGGCGAAGTAGCCGGGGGCGATGGCGTTTACCTGGATGTTTTTGACGGCCCACTCGTTGGCGAGCGCCTTGGTGAGTTGGGCTACGCCGCCTTTGGAGGCTGCATAGGCGGGCACGCGGATGCCTCCCTGGAAGGAAAGAAGAGAGGCGATGTTGAGGATCTTGCCGGGGGCGTTGCGAGCAATCATGTCACGGGCGGCGAGCTGCGAGAGCTGGAAGACGCTGGTCAGATTGACCTGAAGCACGGTCATCCAGTCGTCGAGCGGAAAGTCTTCGGCGGCGTGGCGCAGAATGGTTCCGGCGTTGTTGACGAGGATGTCGATCTGGCCGAAGGCCTTGATGGTCTGGGCGATGAGGTGCTGCGGGCCTTCGGTGGAAGAAAGATCGGCAGAGAAAGCTGCGGACTTTGACCCGGCAGCAGAGATGGCTGCGGCGGTCTCCGTGGCGGGTCGGCGGTTGCCGTGGCAGGCCACGGAGGCTCCCGCTTGCGCAAGGGCCGTGGCGATGGCTGCGCCGAGGCCGGAGGCGGATCCTGTGACGAGGGCAACTTTGCCGTCGAGGCGGAAGGTATCTAGGACGTTTGTCATTCTGCTGCTAACGATACTGCCCATGGAGATGGCGGGCAAATGCGTGTTTCGCTTGACCATGTTTTCCGTGCTCCCGTATGTTGAACGGTGGAATTGCGCATTTCTTTTTTGCGCCAAAGGAATCCTGATATGACGAAGTTTTTTGCTCGACTGGCACTGGTGGCATCGGTATCGGCTGGATCTCTGGCGGCGCAGACAGCGCTGCCTCCAGTAACGAATGACACGGTAGATCGCAGAACCTCTGCGGAGATTGAAAAACAGGCTGCGGAGTTGTTGAAGATCGCTAAAGAGAAGCCGGACGGCATGGGTGGTGTGACGTTGGAGCGTTATCCCGGACATCTGACGATGCTTACGGTGCGGACGAAGTCCGGCGGCGGTGAGATGCACAAGCATTTCAACGACTTTTTTATCGTCATCTCGGGCGAAGCCAATGTGCTGACGGGCGGAACCATCCCCGACGCCAAGGAAGGCGCGAACGGCGAGGTACGCGGGAGCAGCGTTGTGGGCGGCGTGGACCACTTGATCCGCAAGGGCGATGTGCTGCACATCTCTCCAGGCATCAACCACCAGACAACAGTCAAGCCGGGAACGGTATTTACGTACTACGTGATCAAGGTTGAGGAGCCTAAGAGCTAATGTTCGACTTAAAAAGTTTGGCTATAACGACTCCCTTGGCGTTCGCGCTCTGCCTGGGGGCGCAGACGGCAACTCCGGAGCGCCCGAAGCAACAGATCCTCAACAAGGCAGCGGGGGATACCAGCGACAACCCTGGAAAGGTCGACACTTCACTGTCGTCGAAGATCGCGCATAAGGATGTACGTATGGCGATGAAGAAGGTCGCGGACTGGGAACTCGGCCACTCTGAGGCGATCTTTACGCAGGACTGGACGTATGCGCCTTTGTATAGCGGTTTGCTGGCGACTTCTGCCACGATCGGCGATGCGAAGTATCACGATGCGGTTTTGAGGTATGCCGAGAAGGTGGACTGGCAGCTTCTGTCAGGGCGTTATGATCACGCGGACGATGAGGCCATCGGGCAGAGCTACGAAGTTCTCTATCTGGAGAGGAAGGACCCGAAGCGGATTGCGGCCCTGAAGGAGAATCTCGACAAGGTGATGGCGCGGGAGCGCGATCCTAAAAAAGACCTGTGGTGGTGGTGCGATGCGCTGTACATGGCGCCGTCGACGTTTGTCACGATGGCGAAGATCACGGGTGACCGCAAGTACATCGACTTCGTGGACAAGGAATGGGACCTGACGACGGAGCACCTGTATGTTCCGGCAGACAAACTTTACTTCCGCGATGCGACGTTTCTGCAGAAGACCGAGGCGAACGGACAGAAGCTCTTCTGGAGCCGTGGTAACGGATGGGTTTTGGCTGGGCTGGTACGGACTTTGACGGTAATGCCGAAGGATTATCCACAGCGGGCGAAGTATGTTGCGCTGTACAAAGAGATGGCGGAGCGCATCGCCGGTTTGCAGCAGCCCAGTGGTCTGTGGCGCACAGGGTTGCTCGATCAGACCGCGTATAAGGAAGATGAGATCTCCGGTTCGGCGTTCTTTACATACGCGATGGCCTGGGGCATCAACAATGGCGTGCTGGATGCCAGCAAGTATCGTCCTGTGGTGGAGAAGAGTTGGACGGCTATGCTGGGACATGTGTTCGAGGATGGCAGGCTGGGATCCATTCAGCCGATCGGAGCTGCTCCGGGGACCTTTGGGCCGGGTTCAAGCTATGTTTATGGTGTGGGCGCGTTTCTGCTCGCGGGATCTGAAATCGACAAGATGGCTGGCATGAAGGGAATGAAGAAATGAAGCTTTACCAGATGGCGGATGCGGTACGTTACCCGCGTATGACGACAGCGGAGTTGCGTGAGACGTTTCTGCTGGAAGAGCTGTTTCGGCCGGGTGCGATTGACCTGGCGTATGTGGATCTGGATCGCACGGTGATTGGCTCGGCGGTTCCAACTATTTCTCCACTGACGCTGGAGACGACGAGCGAGCTGCGGGCAGAGTATTTCTGTGAGCGGCGCGAACTGGGCGTGTTGAACGTTGGTGGCAAGGGAAGTGTCGTGGTCGACGGCAAGACCTTTGCCTTGGACAAGCTGGATTGCCTGTACGTTGCGCGTGGCAGTAAGGAAGTCACCTTCGCGAGTGAGAGCGAGGGCGCTCCGGCTGCGTTTTACCTTCTGAGCTACCCCGCGCATGCGGTGCATCCGACGGCGATGGTGAAGTTCGCCGATCTGGAGCCGGTCAAGCTGGGTGCGATTGAAACCTGCAACAAGCGCTCGATCTACAAAGCGATCCACGCAGGAGGTCTCAAGAGCTGCCAGCTCGTGATGGGGTTCACGCTCCTTGAGGCAGGAAGCAACTGGAACACCATGCCTCCGCATGTGCATATGAGGCGTTCTGAGGTGTATCTCTACTTCGACGTGGATGCCGCGCATCGCGTGATGCACATGATGGGGCCGAAGGACGAGACGCGGCATCTGGTGATCGCCGATAAGCAGGTGGCGGTAAGTCCGGGTTGGTCGATCCATGCGGGTGTGGGCACGAGCAACTATGCGTTCTGTTGGGGCATGGGTGGCGAAAACCAGGACTACAGCGATATGGATGGGATTGCGATCGCCGATCTGAAGTAAGACGTATGTCCGCAGACTGCGGAGACCCGGTTCGCCTACACTTCAATGGTGTAGGCGAATGTCTTTTTGGAGATGGAATGGAACTGTTGACGCTGCGCGAACGTGCAGAATGCAAGTTTGACCTGTTGAGTATGGGTGAGGTTCTGCTGCGGTTTGACCCCGGCGAAGAGCGCATCGTGCAGACGCGGCACTTCCGCGTGTGGGAAGCCGGTGGGGAATACAACGTGGCTCGCGCGCTGCGGCGTGTGTTTGGGATGAAGACTGCCGTAGTGACGGCGCTGGTGGACAATCCAATGGGGCGGCTGGTCGAAGACCTGATGCTGCAGGGCGGCGTCAACCTGGACCACGTGGTGTGGCGTGAGTATGACGGGATCGGTGCGGAGTCACGGAACGGCGTTTATTTCATGGAACGCGGATTCGGCGTGCGCAACGCCGTCGGTTCGATGGATCGCGGACATACGGCGATCTCGCAGCTAAAGCCGGGCGATGTGGATTGGGACGCAATCTTCGCGCAGGGTGTGCGTTGGTTTCATACGGGCGGAATCTTTTGCGCGCTGAGCGCCACGACACCGGAGGTCGCGAAGGAAGCGATGCAGTCCGCGCGTCGTCATGGGGCCGTGATCAGCTATGACTGCAACTATCGGCCATCGCTGTGGAAGGCTGTGGGGGGACGAGCGCGTGCGGCTGAGGTGAATCGTGAGCTGGCGCCTTATGTGGATGTGCTGTTTGGGCACGAAGGGGATCTCGCGCTGGAACTTGGGCCGTATTCGTATGCTCCACCGCAGCATACGCTGGAGAGTTATCAGGATATGTGCGACCGAATTTTGAAAGCGCATCCGAACTTCAAGGCGATTGCGACGACGACGCGCAGGCCGCATACGGCGAGCGTGAATGACTTTGGAGCCTTCGGATACGCGGAAGGTAAAGCCTATGAGGCACGCGAGATGCGGGATCTCGCAATCTTTGACCGCGTCGGCGGCGGCGATGGTTTCGCCAGTGGTGTGGTCTGCGGTTTGATGGAAGGGCGCGGTATGGAG
This genomic stretch from Terriglobus saanensis SP1PR4 harbors:
- a CDS encoding RidA family protein codes for the protein MQRTRRNLLKNAASAAAGATLLASELPAQAQTAQKRAASGKPGPFPFTPVVGFGNLLFVSGIGCRVKGTIEEETKWVLDELEKNLTAAGSSLAKVLKMEVYLEDIKDFDRMNAVYKTRNWGPIFPARNTTQPAALPTGDYGIVIDCIAST
- a CDS encoding SDR family NAD(P)-dependent oxidoreductase, producing the protein MGHPLFDLKGRVAVVVGGTSGIGLAMAVGLAEAGADVVASSRRKEQVDAAAAAIEAKGVRSLRLVSDVGDRASLQALLDGTIAAFGRVDVLINCAGKIKREPTLTVSEETWDDIFDTNVTGTLRACQIFGKYMLEKGSGRIINIASLNTFVSLKEVTAYAASKAAVGALTKSLAVEWSSLGVTVNAIAPGVFRTALNAELLDKSPRGQELKMRTPMGRFGKTEELVGSAVFLASDAAAFITGEILVVDGGFLASGVNQ
- the larE gene encoding ATP-dependent sacrificial sulfur transferase LarE, whose amino-acid sequence is MESPLQPGDLEKQQTLFSLLKQQEGLLVAYSGGIDSAYLAWAAHQALGEKMLAVIADSPSLPRTHLADAVAFAAEHDIPLRILETSEMENPAYVQNDATRCFHCKDELFTVMQRELETSSFKAIAYGRNLDDSGDFRPGQRAAANHAALAPLADAQLDKGTIRRLAHAAGLRLWDKPASACLSSRIQYGQPVTRETLTRIEQSEEALYQLGFQQVRVRAHDDLARIEIAIEDLPRAFNIETVKAISAAVHAAGFQFVSIDADGYRSGSMNDLLPASAIAAAK
- a CDS encoding sugar kinase is translated as MELLTLRERAECKFDLLSMGEVLLRFDPGEERIVQTRHFRVWEAGGEYNVARALRRVFGMKTAVVTALVDNPMGRLVEDLMLQGGVNLDHVVWREYDGIGAESRNGVYFMERGFGVRNAVGSMDRGHTAISQLKPGDVDWDAIFAQGVRWFHTGGIFCALSATTPEVAKEAMQSARRHGAVISYDCNYRPSLWKAVGGRARAAEVNRELAPYVDVLFGHEGDLALELGPYSYAPPQHTLESYQDMCDRILKAHPNFKAIATTTRRPHTASVNDFGAFGYAEGKAYEAREMRDLAIFDRVGGGDGFASGVVCGLMEGRGMEWALNCGVAHGALTMTTAGDNSFATRAEVERVMQGGSAGAQR
- the kduI gene encoding 5-dehydro-4-deoxy-D-glucuronate isomerase, which produces MKLYQMADAVRYPRMTTAELRETFLLEELFRPGAIDLAYVDLDRTVIGSAVPTISPLTLETTSELRAEYFCERRELGVLNVGGKGSVVVDGKTFALDKLDCLYVARGSKEVTFASESEGAPAAFYLLSYPAHAVHPTAMVKFADLEPVKLGAIETCNKRSIYKAIHAGGLKSCQLVMGFTLLEAGSNWNTMPPHVHMRRSEVYLYFDVDAAHRVMHMMGPKDETRHLVIADKQVAVSPGWSIHAGVGTSNYAFCWGMGGENQDYSDMDGIAIADLK
- a CDS encoding gluconokinase, encoding MSAPMIVVLMGVSGSGKSTIGTLLAQREGAVFADGDDYHPLANKEKMKAGQPLNDDDREPWLERLNVLLRDWLETGKSGVLACSALKEKYRETLSAHMPAGAVQFVLLEGSKELVASRLALRNHEFMNPGLLESQFKTLEDPDDALHVKNDRTPDEVVTEILTKLTK
- the kduD gene encoding 2-dehydro-3-deoxy-D-gluconate 5-dehydrogenase KduD; this encodes MTNVLDTFRLDGKVALVTGSASGLGAAIATALAQAGASVACHGNRRPATETAAAISAAGSKSAAFSADLSSTEGPQHLIAQTIKAFGQIDILVNNAGTILRHAAEDFPLDDWMTVLQVNLTSVFQLSQLAARDMIARNAPGKILNIASLLSFQGGIRVPAYAASKGGVAQLTKALANEWAVKNIQVNAIAPGYFATTNTEALQADETRNRQILERIPAARWGKPSDLAGAAVFLTSSASDYVTGTVFNVDGGWLGR
- a CDS encoding cupin domain-containing protein, producing MTKFFARLALVASVSAGSLAAQTALPPVTNDTVDRRTSAEIEKQAAELLKIAKEKPDGMGGVTLERYPGHLTMLTVRTKSGGGEMHKHFNDFFIVISGEANVLTGGTIPDAKEGANGEVRGSSVVGGVDHLIRKGDVLHISPGINHQTTVKPGTVFTYYVIKVEEPKS
- a CDS encoding glycoside hydrolase family 88/105 protein, which translates into the protein MFDLKSLAITTPLAFALCLGAQTATPERPKQQILNKAAGDTSDNPGKVDTSLSSKIAHKDVRMAMKKVADWELGHSEAIFTQDWTYAPLYSGLLATSATIGDAKYHDAVLRYAEKVDWQLLSGRYDHADDEAIGQSYEVLYLERKDPKRIAALKENLDKVMARERDPKKDLWWWCDALYMAPSTFVTMAKITGDRKYIDFVDKEWDLTTEHLYVPADKLYFRDATFLQKTEANGQKLFWSRGNGWVLAGLVRTLTVMPKDYPQRAKYVALYKEMAERIAGLQQPSGLWRTGLLDQTAYKEDEISGSAFFTYAMAWGINNGVLDASKYRPVVEKSWTAMLGHVFEDGRLGSIQPIGAAPGTFGPGSSYVYGVGAFLLAGSEIDKMAGMKGMKK
- the larB gene encoding nickel pincer cofactor biosynthesis protein LarB; protein product: MNRNTLLQLLAQVQSGQLSIESATETLSRLPFEETATATIDHHRTLRIGMPEVIFAAGKTPAQTADIFARLAASGANVLATRATAEHAAAIPSATYNELARTLTLLQSPTPTTGKIAVVCAGTSDLPVAEEAAVTAELFGAQVDRITDVGVAGLHRILAAQDRLRSADVVIVCAGMEGALPSVVGGLVAVPVIAVPTSVGYGASFGGAAALLGMLNSCSPNVTVVNIDNGFGAAYTAVLIARASAK